The following are encoded together in the Bactrocera neohumeralis isolate Rockhampton chromosome 6, APGP_CSIRO_Bneo_wtdbg2-racon-allhic-juicebox.fasta_v2, whole genome shotgun sequence genome:
- the LOC126761228 gene encoding larval cuticle protein 65Ag1-like — protein sequence MKFVIVFFALFAVAFAAPQKDAETLRYDSQVEPLNYQYNVETSDGKAAQEQGEVQDLGSEDEAIAVRGFYSYIGDDGQTYRVDYIADKNGFQPQGAHIPVA from the exons ATGAAATTCGTTATTGTGTTTTTTGCTTTATTCGCTGTTGCCTTCGCAGCTCCACAAAAGGATGCCGAGACATTGCGTTATGACTCGCAGGTCGAACCATTGAACTATCAATACAA CGTTGAGACGAGTGATGGTAAAGCTGCCCAGGAGCAGGGTGAGGTACAAGATTTGGGCTCTGAAGACGAGGCTATCGCTGTCCGCGGCTTCTACTCGTACATCGGAGATGATGGTCAGACCTACAGAGTGGACTACATTGCCGACAAAAATGGTTTCCAACCCCAAGGTGCCCATATTCCTGTCGCCTAA
- the LOC126762486 gene encoding larval cuticle protein 65Ag1-like has protein sequence MKIAIVFAAFFIAVVVAVPIDDPSQAQILRLDSDVKPDGYSFALETSDGKTHNEEGQLKNIGAEDETIVVRGSYSFVADDGQTYTVNYIADENGFQPEGAHLPNVGIH, from the exons atgaaaatcgcTATTGTGTTCGCCGCATTTTTCATTGCCGTCGTCGTGGCTGTGCCCATCGATGATCCATCGCAGGCGCAAATTTTGCGCTTGGATTCGGATGTGAAGCCTGATGGTTACTCGTTCGC TTTGGAAACCAGCGATGGTAAGACTCACAATGAGGAAGGTCAATTGAAAAACATCGGCGCCGAGGATGAGACAATTGTTGTGCGCGGTTCATATTCATTTGTCGCTGATGATGGCCAAACATATACCGTTAACTATATTGCCGATGAGAATGGCTTCCAGCCCGAAGGTGCTCATTTACCCAATGTGGGTATTCACTAA
- the LOC126761987 gene encoding larval cuticle protein 65Ab1-like: MKFVILCVAIFVLVSARPDVEIIKSESDVQPDHYTFDLETSDGTSRHEEGVVKDAGTDHAAISVQGSFSYKDEKDGKQYSVSYIADENGFQPTGEHLPPLPAIQH; this comes from the exons ATGAAGTTCGTAATTTTGTGTGTTGCCATTTTCGTATTGGTCTCAGCACGGCCTGATGTGGAAATCATCAAATCTGAGTCTGATGTACAACCTGATCATTATACCTTTGA cTTGGAGACCAGCGATGGCACTAGCAGACACGAAGAGGGCGTCGTTAAGGATGCTGGCACCGATCATGCAGCTATAAGCGTACAAGGCTCCTTCAGTTATAAAGATGAAAAGGACGGTAAACAATATTCCGTTAGCTACATCGCCGACGAGAACGGTTTCCAACCGACCGGCGAACATCTCCCACCATTGCCTGCAATCCAGCATTGA
- the LOC126761713 gene encoding LOW QUALITY PROTEIN: larval cuticle protein 65Ab1-like (The sequence of the model RefSeq protein was modified relative to this genomic sequence to represent the inferred CDS: substituted 2 bases at 2 genomic stop codons): MPEXVEKVIHXVDNVYRSNIAPSQNKPITMKAAIIFACLLAVAFARPEAEIVKQDSDVGPESYSFDVQTSDGTQKSEAGKLKNVGSENEAIDVTGSYSWVDEKTGEKFTVTYVANENGFQPSGAHLPVPPVV, translated from the coding sequence ATGCCCGAATGAGTTGAGAAAGTTATCCACTAAGTTGACAACGTTTATCGCAGCAACATAGCTCCATCGCAAAACAAACCAATCACCATGAAAGCCGCTATCATCTTCGCTTGCCTTTTGGCCGTTGCCTTCGCTCGTCCTGAAGCTGAGATCGTCAAACAAGATTCCGATGTCGGACCCGAGAGCTACTCATTCGATGTCCAGACCAGTGATGGTACCCAAAAGAGCGAAGCTGGAAAATTGAAGAACGTTGGCAGTGAAAACGAGGCTATCGATGTTACTGGCAGCTACTCATGGGTTGATGAGAAGACTGGCGAGAAATTCACCGTCACCTACGTTGCTAACGAGAACGGTTTCCAACCTTCAGGTGCTCATTTGCCCGTTCCCCCAGTTGTTTAA
- the LOC126762170 gene encoding LOW QUALITY PROTEIN: larval cuticle protein 65Ab1-like (The sequence of the model RefSeq protein was modified relative to this genomic sequence to represent the inferred CDS: inserted 2 bases in 1 codon) encodes MAQRLSKSIHKFDNFYRSSTAPPXKLVNMKAAIIFACLLAVAFARPDVSIVRQDSDVQPESYNFDVETSDGTQHASSGVLQNVGSDHEAIAVKGSYSWVDEKTGEKFTLTYIADENGFQPQGAHLPVAPVA; translated from the exons atggcACAGCGGTTGAGCAAAAGTATCCACAAATTTGACAACTTTTATCGTAGCAGCACAGCTCCACC CAAACTAGTCAACATGAAAGCCGCCATCATCTTCGCCTGCCTCTTGGCTGTTGCCTTCGCTCGCCCCGATGTCTCCATCGTTCGTCAGGACTCTGATGTTCAGCCAGAAAGCTACAACTTCGATGTTGAAACTAGTGATGGAACCCAACATGCTTCATCTGGTGTCTTGCAAAATGTTGGCTCAGATCACGAAGCCATCGCCGTAAAGGGTTCCTACTCGTGGGTGGATGAGAAGACTGGTGAGAAATTCACCCTCACCTATATTGCCGATGAGAACGGTTTCCAACCACAAGGTGCTCATTTGCCAGTTGCTCCAGTTGCTTAA
- the LOC126762171 gene encoding larval cuticle protein 65Ab1-like has translation MTSTKFSNHNGRTTHKIKTNMKAVFIFACLLAVAFARPNPEAEIVRLDSDVGPESYTYNLETSDGTKKEEAGKLKNVGSENEAIAVSGSFSWVDEKTGEKFTVTYVADENGFQPQGAHLPVAPEA, from the coding sequence ATGACATCCACTAAGTTTTCTAACCACAACGGAAGAACAACacacaaaatcaaaacaaacatgAAAGCCGTATTCATCTTCGCCTGTCTGTTGGCTGTTGCCTTCGCACGCCCCAACCCTGAAGCCGAGATTGTGCGTCTGGACTCCGATGTCGGTCCTGAGTCCTACACATACAACCTTGAGACCAGCGATGGTACAAAGAAGGAAGAAGCTGGAAAATTGAAGAACGTTGGCAGTGAAAACGAGGCTATCGCCGTTAGCGGCAGCTTCTCGTGGGTGGATGAGAAGACTGGTGAGAAATTCACCGTCACCTATGTTGCTGATGAGAACGGTTTCCAACCACAAGGTGCTCATTTGCCAGTTGCCCCAGAAGCTTAA
- the LOC126762172 gene encoding larval cuticle protein 65Ag1-like, protein MKFVIVFVALFALAYAAPAAPEAEIVELRSDVEPEKYSYALKTSDGTSKDEEGHLVNVGAEDEHIVARGSYSFVADDGQTYTVTYVADENGFQPSGAHLPVAPEA, encoded by the exons ATGAAATTCGTTATTGTTTTCGTCGCTCTCTTCGCTTTGGCCTACGCTGCCCCAGCTGCTCCTGAAGCCGAAATCGTCGAATTGAGATCCGATGTTGAGCCCGAGAAATACAGCTACGC CTTAAAGACCAGCGATGGTACATCAAAGGACGAAGAAGGTCACTTGGTCAATGTTGGTGCTGAAGATGAACACATTGTTGCCCGCGGTTCTTACTCTTTCGTCGCTGATGATGGTCAAACCTACACCGTCACCTATGTTGCTGATGAGAACGGTTTCCAACCTTCAGGTGCTCATTTGCCCGTTGCCCCTGAGGCTTAA
- the LOC126762173 gene encoding larval cuticle protein 65Ag1-like, which translates to MKFVIVFVALFAVALAAPPTQQVEIVRQDSDVQPDGYRFGYETSDGSKHEEQGQLNNIGTEQESISVRGSYSFVADDGQVYTVNYIADENGFQPQGAHLPVA; encoded by the coding sequence atgaaattcgTCATTGTGTTCGTTGCCCTCTTCGCCGTGGCTTTGGCTGCTCCTCCCACACAGCAAGTTGAGATTGTGCGTCAGGACTCCGATGTCCAACCTGACGGTTACCGCTTCGGTTACGAGACCAGTGATGGTTCCAAGCACGAAGAACAAGGGCAGCTGAACAACATCGGCACGGAGCAGGAATCGATTTCCGTACGCGGTTCATACAGTTTCGTTGCCGACGATGGCCAAGTCTACACTGTCAACTACATTGCCGATGAAAATGGTTTCCAACCACAAGGTGCTCATTTGCCTGTtgcttaa
- the LOC126762410 gene encoding larval cuticle protein 65Ag1-like: protein MKFVIVFVALFALAYAAPAAPEAEIVELRSDVEPEKYSFALKTSDGTSKDEEGHLVNVGAEDEHIVARGSYSFVADDGQTYTVTYIADENGFQPQGAHLPVAPEA from the exons ATGAAATTCGTTATTGTTTTCGTCGCTCTCTTCGCTTTGGCCTACGCTGCCCCAGCTGCTCCAGAAGCCGAAATCGTCGAATTGAGATCCGATGTTGAGCCCGAGAAATACAGCTTCGC CTTGAAGACCAGCGATGGTACATCAAAGGACGAAGAAGGTCACTTGGTCAATGTTGGTGCTGAAGATGAACACATTGTTGCCCGTGGATCTTACTCTTTCGTCGCTGATGATGGTCAAACCTACACAGTCACCTACATCGCCGATGAGAACGGTTTCCAACCACAAGGTGCTCATTTGCCCGTTGCCCCTGAGGCATAA
- the LOC126762407 gene encoding larval cuticle protein 65Ag1-like, producing the protein MKFVIVFVALFALAYAAPAAPEAEIVELRSDVDPEKYSFALKTSDGTSKDEEGHLVNVGAEDEHIVARGSYSFVADDGQTYTVTYIADENGFQPQGAHLPVAPEA; encoded by the exons ATGAAATTCGTCATTGTTTTCGTTGCCCTCTTCGCTCTCGCCTATGCTGCCCCAGCTGCGCCTGAAGCCGAAATCGTTGAATTGAGATCCGATGTCGACCCCGAGAAATACAGCTTCGC CTTGAAGACCAGCGACGGTACATCAAAGGACGAAGAAGGTCACTTGGTCAATGTTGGTGCTGAGGATGAACACATTGTTGCCCGTGGATCTTACTCTTTCGTCGCTGATGATGGTCAAACCTACACAGTCACCTACATCGCCGATGAGAACGGTTTCCAACCACAAGGCGCTCATTTGCCCGTTGCCCCTGAGGCATAA